One segment of Lytechinus pictus isolate F3 Inbred chromosome 13, Lp3.0, whole genome shotgun sequence DNA contains the following:
- the LOC129275127 gene encoding echinoidin-like, translated as MGYLVNDRSFVVVVAFFSLLAVIPSSQAGGCSCPPLWTGFGEHCYRFFSMNISWFEAENRCRDFTVPCSDGSTDGLFQGHLISVHSQEEFSFLSTMYESLRVKRTDRPVWVWMGLHDRGTEDSYEWIDGTELDFTKWAPGQPNNYQEQDCSMFRLEDDEYYYHDVACDDNIRVEAFICKIPKW; from the exons ATGGGTTATCTCGTCAATGATCGCTCGTTCGTCGTCGTCGTCGCCTTCTTCTCGTTGTTGGCCGTGATTCCTAGCTCACAGGCCGGAGGGTGTAGCTGCCCTCCCCTATGGACAGGCTTTGGTGAACACTGCTACAg GTTCTTCTCGATGAATATAAGTTGGTTCGAAGCGGAGAACCGCTGTCGTGATTTCACAGTCCCGTGCTCTGACGGGAGTACTGATGGTCTGTTTCAGGGACATCTCATCTCGGTTCATTCCCAGGAAGAATTCTCCTTCTTAAGCACGATGTACGAGTCACTCAGAGTCAAACGG ACTGATAGACCGGTGTGGGTATGGATGGGTCTACACGACCGAGGTACGGAGGACTCGTATGAATGGATCGACGGGACCGAACTGGACTTTACCAAGTGGGCCCCTGGGCAGCCAAACAACTACCAAGAACAGGATTGTTCTATGTTCAGACTAGAGGATGATGAATATTACTATCATGATGTAGCCTGCGACGACAATATTAGAGTGGAAgcatttatttgtaaaattcCGAAATGGTAG
- the LOC129274629 gene encoding echinoidin-like: MGYLVNDRSFVVIVAYVSLLAVIPISQAGGCSCPPLWTGFGQHCYRFFSMNVSWFEAENRCRDFTVPCSDGSTDGLFQGHLVSVHSQEEFSFLTTMYESIRVKRIGVSNWVWIGLHDRGTEDSFEWIDGTEVEYTPWTPGQPNNYQEQDCIVFRQEDEYHWHDVACDYDRVEAYICKIPKW; encoded by the exons ATGGGTTACCTCGTCAATGATCGCTCGTTCGTCGTCATCGTTGCCTACGTCTCGTTGTTGGCCGTGATTCCTATCTCGCAGGCCGGAGGGTGTAGCTGCCCTCCCCTATGGACAGGCTTCGGCCAACACTGCTACAG GTTCTTCTCGATGAATGTAAGTTGGTTCGAAGCGGAGAACCGCTGTCGTGATTTCACAGTCCCGTGCTCTGACGGGAGTACTGATGGTCTGTTTCAGGGACATCTCGTCTCGGTTCATTCCCAGGAAGAATTCTCCTTCTTAACCACAATGTACGAGTCTATCAGAGTCAAGCGG ATTGGTGTATCAAACTGGGTGTGGATCGGTTTACATGACCGAGGTACGGAGGACTCGTTTGAATGGATCGACGGGACCGAAGTGGAGTATACCCCCTGGACCCCTGGGCAGCCCAACAACTACCAAGAACAGGATTGTATTGTATTCAGACAAGAGGATGAATATCATTGGCATGATGTGGCCTGCGACTACGATAGAGTGGAAGCATATATTTGTAAAATTCCGAAATGGTAG
- the LOC129274630 gene encoding cytochrome P450 2J2-like encodes MGDMLVTSFFLGALGFLLCILLIRRRKKLPPGPWSLPFIGYKFKEDLIHEAYTDLAKKYGPVFSLKRGSFLFVVLNDKDSLRQALAKSGEFFSDRFVAGHLNWGIPDPQKKASIVFSNGKPWSDLRKFSLPALRSFGFGKRSLVPRINLEARYLADEIRNIRGKPTDLSIMLYKATANIICQLLFGRRYEYDDPEYIGILKSVEDTVSLIPETDPVNIFESLIHTPKYKHYRETIFADRDFMMSHVKSHQETFQKENIRDFIDAFLADDDIRQEFKVEYLWRILLDFFLGGTDTTAVVTSWAILLLAIHPDVQQKVQTELDTVIGRGRQPTTEDRPQLHYCNATLAEVMRIRPVLPVSVPHMTSDDVSLGGYSIPKGAIIVPNLWAVHHDPREWKDPEDFNPDRFLSEDGKVFQKNDAWMPFGVGRRDCVGSQLAKMETFLLFTNLFQQFEFRLPLNQPTPSLRGETGITMNPEPYEICAIER; translated from the exons ATGGGTGATATGTTAGTcacatctttttttcttggagCATTGGGATTTCTGCTCTGCATCTTGTTGATCCGAAGACGAAAGAAACTTCCACCTGGACCATGGTCTCTCCCTTTCATTGGGTACAAATTTAAAGAGGACCTCATCCATGAAGCCTACACAGACCTGGCTAAGAAGTATGGTCCTGTTTTCAGTTTGAAGAGAGGGTCATTTCTCTTTGTTGTTCTTAATGACAAGGACAGCTTGAGACAGGCTCTTGCAAAGTCTGGGGAATTCTTCTCTGATCGGTTTGTGGCTGGTCATCTGAACTGGGGTATCCCAGACCCTCAAAAGAAAG CTTCCATCGTGTTCAGTAATGGAAAGCCTTGGAGTGACTTAAGGAAATTCTCTCTTCCTGCTCTGCGCTCCTTTGGATTCGGAAAACGGAGCCTAGTGCCTCGGATCAACCTTGAAGCACGTTACCTTGCAGATGAAATCAGAAATATTCGTGGAAAACCCACAGATCTTTCGATCATGCTCTATAAGGCCACCGCGAACATCATTTGTCAGCTTCTATTTGGTCGCCGATATGAGTACGATGATCCAGAGTATATTGGGATTCTAAAGTCAGTTGAAGACACAGTCTCACTGATCCCAGAAACAGATCCGGTGAACATCTTCGAATCACTCATACACACACCGAAATACAAGCACTACCGTGAAACGATCTTTGCCGACAGGGACTTCATGATGTCTCATGTCAAAAGCCATCAGGAGACATTTCAGAAAGAGAACATTCGTGATTTTATCGACGCCTTCCTAGCAGATGATGATATACGCCAGGAATTCAAAGTTGAGTATCTTTGGCGGATTTTGCTGGATTTCTTTCTCGGAGGTACCGATACCACGGCAGTTGTTACATCTTGGGCGATTCTCCTCTTAGCAATTCACCCGGATGTTCAACAAAAG GTACAAACCGAATTAGACACTGTTATTGGACGTGGTCGTCAACCGACAACCGAGGACCGTCCACAGTTGCACTACTGCAATGCCACCCTTGCTGAAGTCATGAGAATTCGACCCGTTCTTCCCGTCTCAGTCCCCCACATGACTTCTGATGACGTTTCTTTGGGAGGTTATTCGATTCCTAAAGGAGCCATCATTGTTCCGAACCTGTGGGCTGTTCATCATGATCCGCGAGAATGGAAGGATCCGGAAGATTTCAACCCAGACCGATTTCTCAGCGAGGATGGGAAAGTGTTTCAGAAGAACGATGCTTGGATGCCATTCGGTGTCG GTCGGCGGGATTGCGTGGGTAGTCAGCTGGCTAAAATGGAAACCTTCCTCCTGTTCACCAATCTCTTCCAGCAGTTTGAATTCAGGTTACCACTCAATCAACCCACTCCAAGCTTGCGTGGCGAGACTGGAATCACCATGAATCCAGAACCATACGAAATCTGCGCCATCGAACGCTAA